Within the Miscanthus floridulus cultivar M001 chromosome 2, ASM1932011v1, whole genome shotgun sequence genome, the region CCAACACCGGTGTGAAACGGAGATTCGGGCCTCCCATTTCAAAGTTCCAATGTAAACATCTTATTATTCATCAAACATCAGTGCGTCTGTGAACGTAAAATACACAACTAGTCCATGGCACTTGTGCGGTGATGCTGCGCTTACTGTGCAACTTACATATCATACAGCAACGAAAATCATCCCACCCAAGCACGTGCGATACGTGTACGTACAACGTACTGACCCACGGCCACGCACCGGCGCTCACGCCGCGTGCTCCATCATGGCCCTGAACTCGGGGAAGCTGATccggccgtcgccgtcgccgtcgtgcgcCGCGATCATCCTGGCGCAGCAGTCCTCCCGCGCCGCGGCGCCGTCGGGCAGCTGCATCCCGAGGCGGCGCAGCACGTTCCAGAGCTCCCCGGCGCCCACGAAGCCGTCGTCGTCGCGGTCGAACACGTAGAAGGCCTCGCGCAGCTCctgctccgtcgcctccttgcgCTCCAGGagatcctccaccgccgccatcgccgcGCACCCGCCGCACGCCGCCGCAGTGTCCTCCTCCTCGTTCTCGTCGCCGGAGGAGGAGTTCGAGCACTCCATGTCGTCGTCATCGTCCAGGCGCAGGCTCGCCGTCACGGCAGCCACGACGTCCGGCCACGACGACGCGGCGCACCGCTCGCAACAATGCCGGCTGCTCCGACTCTGCCGCGGAGGAGGAGGCGCCACagccacggcgccgccgccgccgtcgccgtcgctccGGCCGGACAGGAGGCGCACGAGGACCGCCCGCGACGCGGAGCATACGCCCCTGCTCGCGGCCGTGGCCACGTTGCCGCCGGGCAGCAGAGGCTGGAGCGCGAGCATGATCAGGAAAGATGACACCGACACGATGAGGCAGTCGCGGACGAGGAGGTCCAGCACCGTGGGCAGTACCGGCTCCAACATGCTGGACGATCTGCAAGCTTGCAGCAGCTCCCCTTACGACTTGACTGTTGCCGTGTGGAACGAAGAGATCGTGTGGCTAGAGGTACTCCTTGGATCGCATTTGCATTGGTGACCTGTGGGCTGTGGCTGCTTGAACGACATGCATCTACATATATATGCAGGCCAAGGCCAGGGAGACTTGACTCACCTTGGACGAGCTTGGTGCAGCTGGTGTTGGGCGTATGGGCGGCAAACGTAGAGCAAGTTCCCGGCAAATCCACGAGGAATTAATATATGCAAACTT harbors:
- the LOC136537752 gene encoding uncharacterized protein — encoded protein: MLEPVLPTVLDLLVRDCLIVSVSSFLIMLALQPLLPGGNVATAASRGVCSASRAVLVRLLSGRSDGDGGGGAVAVAPPPPRQSRSSRHCCERCAASSWPDVVAAVTASLRLDDDDDMECSNSSSGDENEEEDTAAACGGCAAMAAVEDLLERKEATEQELREAFYVFDRDDDGFVGAGELWNVLRRLGMQLPDGAAAREDCCARMIAAHDGDGDGRISFPEFRAMMEHAA